Proteins encoded together in one Chitinophaga sp. LS1 window:
- a CDS encoding hydroxymethylglutaryl-CoA lyase: protein MKLIECPRDAMQGWHRAIDTSDKVKYLNALLRVGFNTIDFGSFVSPKAIPQMADTKQVLSKLDLSGTKSRLLAIVANQRGAEEAVVHDEIAYLGYPFSISETFQLRNTNNTIADSLELVDTMQELCIKNSKQLVIYISMGFGNPYGDPYDAAIALEWVEKLVEMDIVTISLADTVGVATPDIIKKLFSTLIKAYPVVEFGVHFHSAPHNWEEKVAAAYAEGCRRFDSAIKGIGGCPMAKDELVGNLATERLLEFCLQQHEPLHLDMEALRTAQQIADSIFY, encoded by the coding sequence ATGAAACTCATTGAATGTCCCCGCGACGCAATGCAAGGCTGGCACCGGGCCATCGACACCTCCGATAAGGTTAAGTACCTGAACGCCTTGCTACGCGTTGGTTTTAATACAATAGACTTTGGCAGCTTTGTATCTCCCAAAGCCATCCCACAAATGGCCGATACAAAACAAGTCCTGTCAAAACTAGACCTGTCCGGTACCAAAAGCCGGCTCCTGGCTATTGTAGCAAACCAGCGGGGGGCAGAAGAAGCCGTGGTGCATGATGAAATCGCTTACCTTGGATACCCGTTTTCCATCTCAGAAACCTTTCAGCTACGCAATACTAACAATACGATTGCCGATTCACTGGAACTCGTAGATACTATGCAGGAGCTCTGTATCAAAAACAGCAAGCAACTGGTCATCTACATTTCCATGGGTTTTGGCAATCCCTATGGTGACCCGTACGATGCAGCCATAGCCCTGGAATGGGTGGAGAAACTGGTAGAAATGGACATCGTTACCATTTCACTGGCAGATACGGTAGGGGTAGCCACACCCGATATCATTAAAAAGCTCTTTTCTACATTAATAAAAGCATACCCTGTCGTGGAATTCGGCGTGCATTTCCATTCTGCTCCCCACAACTGGGAGGAGAAGGTGGCCGCCGCCTACGCAGAAGGGTGTCGCAGATTTGATAGTGCTATCAAAGGGATCGGCGGCTGTCCGATGGCAAAAGATGAACTGGTAGGCAACCTCGCTACAGAACGCCTGCTGGAATTCTGCCTGCAGCAGCACGAGCCCTTACACCTGGATATGGAAGCTTTGCGCACCGCCCAGCAGATAGCAGACAGTATTTTTTATTAG
- the rlmB gene encoding 23S rRNA (guanosine(2251)-2'-O)-methyltransferase RlmB translates to MEHRRHKSAGFRQHSPRQHAPRPKASSMVIGRQPVVEAIQAGKAIERIYLLRTATGDIIPQIRSLATQYNIPINMVPMEKLNGLTQANHQGCIAITGHISYLDLQDVISHVTEAGETPLFLILDGITDVRNIGAIARSAVCCGAQAIIIPDKGIAALNEEAIKSSAGALEKISVCRVNSLLKAIDTLHLNGIKVVASEMEAEAKLFDLPLNEPVAVIMGSEDQGVYPALLKATDVQFRIPMSGNFESFNVSVAAGIILYEAMKQRGI, encoded by the coding sequence ATGGAACATAGAAGACATAAGTCTGCCGGTTTTCGGCAGCATTCGCCCAGACAACATGCGCCCAGGCCAAAGGCCTCGTCCATGGTAATAGGGCGTCAGCCGGTAGTAGAGGCCATTCAGGCCGGAAAAGCCATCGAGCGCATTTACCTGTTACGCACAGCCACGGGAGATATTATCCCCCAGATCAGAAGTCTGGCTACTCAGTATAACATTCCCATCAACATGGTACCGATGGAAAAGCTGAATGGCCTTACCCAGGCTAATCACCAGGGGTGTATTGCCATTACAGGCCACATCAGTTACCTTGACCTGCAGGATGTAATCTCTCACGTCACTGAAGCAGGCGAGACTCCACTGTTCCTTATCCTGGACGGCATCACTGATGTCAGAAATATCGGGGCCATTGCCCGTAGCGCGGTATGTTGCGGGGCACAGGCCATCATTATCCCTGATAAAGGTATTGCTGCACTCAACGAAGAAGCGATCAAATCATCTGCCGGTGCATTGGAGAAAATCTCCGTCTGCCGTGTAAATAGTCTCCTGAAAGCAATAGATACCCTACACCTGAATGGTATTAAGGTAGTCGCCAGCGAAATGGAAGCCGAAGCCAAATTGTTTGACCTGCCTTTGAATGAACCGGTGGCGGTGATCATGGGATCGGAAGATCAGGGCGTTTATCCAGCTCTGCTGAAGGCGACGGATGTACAGTTCCGTATTCCGATGAGTGGTAATTTTGAATCTTTTAACGTATCAGTGGCAGCAGGGATTATCCTATACGAAGCGATGAAGCAGCGAGGGATCTAA